In a genomic window of Natranaerobius trueperi:
- a CDS encoding RNA polymerase sigma factor, which yields MSLLRKVGKLYPSEKAVLKELYRDFKPILYKTVHQITKDEKISEDIVHNTFIKISDKLNEIDNITELKRYMTVIAKNEAYDYYNHNKRFYKSDKTDELNKADDNFNPEKRTIESETMGLVNSHIQQLTPKYKSIIYFRISENKSFKEIAKQSQKKETTLRSNYSRAVKKIRDKLFKAGDLND from the coding sequence ATGAGCTTATTACGTAAGGTAGGTAAACTATATCCGTCAGAAAAAGCTGTTCTTAAAGAACTATATCGAGATTTTAAACCAATACTATATAAAACTGTCCACCAAATAACCAAAGACGAGAAAATTTCGGAGGATATAGTACATAACACTTTTATTAAGATATCAGACAAACTAAATGAGATTGATAATATAACTGAACTCAAAAGATATATGACAGTTATAGCTAAAAATGAGGCTTATGATTATTACAATCATAATAAAAGATTCTATAAATCTGATAAAACAGACGAACTTAATAAAGCCGACGACAATTTTAACCCGGAAAAACGTACCATAGAATCAGAAACCATGGGATTAGTTAACTCCCATATACAGCAGTTAACACCAAAATATAAATCAATAATATATTTTAGGATATCAGAAAATAAATCATTTAAAGAAATTGCTAAACAATCCCAAAAAAAAGAGACTACCCTTAGGTCTAATTATTCAAGAGCTGTTAAGAAGATTAGAGATAAGCTCTTTAAGGCAGGTGATTTAAATGACTGA
- a CDS encoding lipopolysaccharide assembly protein LapA domain-containing protein: protein MKPKAIAIIVLIMLSLILLFQNTHTVELEILFWQVSAPLILLLLLCLIGGFLIGYLAKALYTVTKRPRM from the coding sequence TTGAAACCTAAAGCGATTGCTATCATTGTCTTAATAATGTTGTCTTTGATTTTACTATTTCAAAATACTCATACAGTCGAATTAGAAATCCTTTTTTGGCAGGTTAGTGCACCTTTAATTTTGTTACTTCTGCTCTGTTTAATTGGTGGGTTTTTAATAGGATATTTAGCTAAAGCATTATATACAGTAACTAAAAGACCAAGAATGTAA
- a CDS encoding CBS domain-containing protein, which produces MKVKDVMTSEVYSINKGEDISKAAQIMRNAYIGILPVEDGEKVVGMITDRDITTRNVAQGHTGEIPCEEAMTAEVISCSPETPVEEAVDLMKKFQVRRLPVIENGDLIGMVALGDLATEDATDEEAGSALSNISTPSKPKDIE; this is translated from the coding sequence ATGAAAGTTAAAGATGTAATGACTTCTGAAGTATACTCTATAAACAAAGGTGAAGATATTTCTAAAGCTGCTCAAATAATGAGAAATGCATATATTGGAATTCTTCCTGTTGAAGATGGCGAAAAAGTTGTAGGTATGATTACTGACAGGGATATTACTACTAGAAACGTTGCTCAAGGGCATACAGGTGAGATACCTTGTGAAGAGGCAATGACAGCTGAAGTGATTAGCTGTTCACCAGAGACCCCAGTTGAAGAAGCAGTAGACCTAATGAAAAAATTTCAAGTTAGAAGGTTACCAGTAATAGAAAATGGAGATTTAATAGGCATGGTTGCTCTAGGTGACCTAGCAACAGAAGATGCAACTGATGAAGAGGCTGGAAGTGCTCTATCAAATATTTCAACTCCAAGTAAACCTAAAGATATTGAGTAA
- the nadB gene encoding L-aspartate oxidase, which yields MKPIIRHFPVLVLGSGIAGMCAASEASKKIETALVTKQDITGSNTYLAQGGIAAAVTSFDSPSLHQQDTLNASSGLSDIDIVKSITEKAPETITSLQELGVSFDSKNNEYQLGREGAHSKRRILKCGGDRTGKFISKSIQNKINETDNLTTFYSHSLLKLLIKSNICVGALTIDDNGLIHIFFSEVTILATGGYSALFENSSNNEQALGVPIGEAILSGVQVSDLEFIQFHPTAFKSDNKCYLISEAVRGEGGLLKDQYNNRIMEHVHPMKELAPRDIVAATIYKNIKLGRRVYLDASHMSSGFVKDRFPGITEMLEKYNLDLATDKIPITPSAHYSIGGVSINKEGVTNIHGLLAVGEVSASGFHGANRLASNSLLEGACLGLVTGKTAVRINKTNYFKKIKTNVRSYMWDKYSNIYSKVNINELRLDSCNDINEIQKIMWDFVGVIRDEEKLKQGNRAINEIETKLTFQSDYLKELSPLTKIITLAKVITKFSLNRKETRGVHRRKDYPNKRKKYLYRQTYNHKKGWLYHDNDLQRLARSDN from the coding sequence TTGAAGCCTATTATTCGTCATTTTCCTGTGTTAGTTCTAGGGTCAGGGATAGCAGGGATGTGTGCAGCAAGTGAGGCTTCTAAAAAGATAGAAACTGCGCTTGTTACAAAACAGGATATTACTGGGAGCAATACTTATTTAGCTCAGGGAGGAATCGCTGCAGCAGTAACAAGTTTTGATAGCCCTTCTTTACATCAACAAGATACACTAAATGCTTCAAGTGGATTATCTGATATCGATATAGTTAAAAGTATAACTGAAAAGGCACCAGAAACTATCACTTCATTACAAGAATTAGGGGTAAGTTTTGATTCAAAAAATAATGAATATCAATTAGGACGTGAAGGGGCTCATTCAAAAAGACGTATTTTAAAGTGTGGTGGCGATAGAACAGGTAAGTTTATATCAAAAAGTATTCAAAATAAGATTAATGAAACAGATAATCTCACCACTTTTTATTCACATTCGTTACTAAAGCTTTTAATTAAATCAAATATATGTGTTGGTGCATTAACTATAGATGATAATGGTTTGATTCATATATTTTTTTCAGAAGTAACTATTCTTGCTACTGGGGGATATAGTGCTCTTTTTGAAAATAGCTCTAATAATGAACAAGCATTAGGAGTTCCGATTGGTGAAGCTATACTTTCAGGTGTTCAAGTTTCAGACCTAGAATTTATTCAATTTCACCCAACAGCTTTTAAATCTGATAATAAATGTTATTTAATATCAGAAGCTGTACGGGGTGAAGGTGGATTATTAAAAGATCAATATAATAATAGAATAATGGAACATGTACATCCGATGAAAGAATTAGCACCTCGTGATATAGTAGCAGCAACTATATATAAAAATATTAAACTTGGTAGACGAGTCTATTTAGATGCAAGTCATATGAGTTCAGGGTTTGTAAAAGATAGGTTTCCTGGGATTACTGAAATGTTAGAAAAATATAATCTGGATTTGGCTACAGATAAAATTCCAATTACACCTTCTGCTCACTACAGTATTGGTGGTGTATCGATTAATAAAGAAGGTGTTACTAATATACATGGTCTGTTAGCTGTAGGTGAAGTCTCAGCTAGTGGATTTCATGGTGCTAATAGGTTAGCTAGCAATTCGCTTTTAGAAGGTGCTTGTTTGGGGTTAGTTACAGGAAAGACAGCTGTGAGAATAAATAAGACAAATTATTTTAAAAAAATAAAAACTAATGTTCGATCTTATATGTGGGATAAATACAGTAATATATACTCGAAAGTTAATATTAACGAGTTAAGATTAGACAGTTGTAATGACATAAATGAAATTCAGAAAATAATGTGGGATTTTGTTGGGGTTATACGAGATGAAGAAAAACTTAAACAAGGTAATAGGGCTATAAATGAAATTGAAACAAAGTTAACTTTTCAGTCTGATTATCTAAAAGAGTTATCACCATTAACTAAAATAATCACTTTAGCTAAAGTGATTACTAAATTTTCCTTAAATAGAAAAGAAACTCGGGGAGTGCATCGAAGAAAAGATTATCCTAATAAAAGGAAAAAATATTTATATAGACAAACCTATAACCACAAGAAAGGATGGCTATATCATGACAATGATTTACAAAGACTGGCTAGATCAGATAATTAA
- a CDS encoding transcription repressor NadR, whose translation MKAETRRKQILEKLSSENPVTGTSLGKKFDVSRQVIVQDIALLRAQGHDIIATPQGYINKSKNQNGYILTVASKHDRKDIKEELETIVDLGGNVLEVVVEHPIYGEITGHLMIRSRRDVQNFIDKLENFNASPLATLTDGVHIHKIETPNESVAIEIKQALKNKNFLVKD comes from the coding sequence ATGAAAGCTGAGACAAGACGAAAACAAATTTTAGAGAAGTTATCATCTGAAAATCCTGTTACAGGTACTTCTTTAGGAAAAAAATTTGATGTAAGTAGACAAGTAATAGTACAAGATATTGCTCTTTTACGTGCACAAGGTCATGATATTATAGCTACACCACAAGGCTATATTAATAAATCAAAAAATCAAAATGGATATATTTTAACAGTTGCAAGTAAGCATGATAGAAAAGATATTAAAGAAGAATTAGAAACAATTGTAGATTTAGGTGGTAACGTTTTAGAGGTTGTTGTTGAACATCCAATTTATGGAGAGATTACAGGGCATCTGATGATACGATCTAGAAGAGATGTTCAAAATTTCATTGATAAATTAGAAAATTTTAATGCAAGTCCATTAGCTACTTTAACAGATGGTGTTCATATACACAAAATAGAAACACCGAATGAAAGTGTAGCAATAGAAATCAAACAAGCTTTAAAAAATAAAAACTTTTTAGTTAAAGACTAG
- a CDS encoding anti-sigma factor domain-containing protein, with protein MSKTKVVVLKVEGKYMRVATEDRQFLKIPITKEPSPGKEIWIDNSQNGRIFSYRTVAAAMFLFVLLGGIYTTIFTGEQPVAYVSIDINPSFEFALDENKEVLEVTPLNDEAKRLDENMELEGKKLQHSLQSLLMLSREAGYITLENENAIFVTVVNTQEESVTKNYKDMRDEITKAIKDENIPGRVGIQTATLEERSHAKEKQKSLNEHLLKKKVSEETGSIKDFEKTKGKGWLQKLDDSEVTLDKIFDDSEKIKGPPSSTPGFDEHPQHDEHPRKDDHPPGNQGEDKGREVPGPPSDKNYNKGHDDLPNSPDKPDTPPGQKNREKNNNPSEQAPGKGLPDNPGNN; from the coding sequence GTGAGTAAAACAAAAGTAGTTGTACTTAAGGTTGAAGGAAAATATATGAGAGTTGCAACAGAAGATCGACAGTTTTTAAAAATTCCAATAACAAAAGAACCTTCACCTGGTAAGGAAATATGGATAGATAATAGTCAAAATGGACGTATCTTTAGCTATCGTACAGTTGCAGCTGCAATGTTTTTATTTGTCTTATTAGGAGGTATTTATACAACTATTTTTACAGGTGAACAACCAGTAGCATATGTAAGTATTGATATTAACCCGAGTTTTGAATTCGCCTTAGATGAGAATAAAGAAGTGCTAGAAGTAACACCTTTAAACGATGAAGCAAAAAGATTAGATGAAAACATGGAATTAGAAGGGAAAAAATTACAACACTCACTACAGTCCTTACTAATGTTATCAAGAGAAGCTGGTTATATAACTTTAGAAAATGAAAATGCAATTTTTGTAACAGTAGTTAATACCCAAGAAGAGAGTGTTACAAAAAATTATAAAGATATGCGTGATGAAATAACAAAAGCTATAAAAGATGAAAATATACCAGGAAGAGTAGGAATTCAAACTGCTACACTAGAGGAAAGGTCACATGCAAAAGAAAAACAAAAATCCCTTAATGAGCACCTTTTAAAAAAGAAAGTATCTGAAGAGACCGGTTCTATAAAAGATTTTGAAAAAACAAAGGGAAAAGGATGGTTACAAAAATTAGACGATTCAGAAGTTACTTTAGATAAAATATTTGATGACTCTGAAAAAATAAAAGGACCACCTTCGTCTACTCCAGGTTTTGATGAGCATCCACAACATGATGAGCATCCTAGAAAAGATGATCATCCACCAGGAAACCAAGGGGAGGATAAAGGTAGAGAAGTTCCCGGACCACCTAGTGATAAAAATTATAATAAAGGTCATGATGATCTACCTAACTCACCAGATAAACCAGATACACCTCCAGGACAGAAAAATCGGGAAAAAAACAATAATCCATCTGAGCAAGCACCTGGGAAAGGACTACCAGACAATCCAGGGAATAATTAA
- a CDS encoding DUF4367 domain-containing protein, with translation MTEQDNFEKLLADIERHRGKKKLKKVGKTLVSIIVFFVIINSFGFFDNQITALRSTFFEIISQEDSQVQYAWLSDEFDEELDVEELILPEYLPQGYELEEWNIINKTPEDYQVSLLFVNKKGNSEIFFTQKKINEGAHVSAGFGKASIEIIEINGNKGIVAQNKNDYNGISFIDNRGIEHSINGQLSKDELIKIAESLN, from the coding sequence ATGACTGAACAAGATAATTTTGAAAAATTACTTGCCGATATAGAGAGACATAGGGGTAAGAAAAAGTTGAAAAAAGTAGGCAAAACTCTAGTGTCTATCATAGTATTTTTTGTAATAATTAATTCATTCGGATTTTTCGATAACCAAATCACTGCTTTAAGATCAACTTTCTTTGAAATAATTAGTCAAGAGGACTCTCAAGTGCAATATGCTTGGCTTTCTGATGAATTTGACGAGGAATTAGACGTAGAAGAACTTATACTGCCTGAATACCTTCCTCAAGGATATGAATTAGAGGAATGGAATATAATTAACAAAACTCCAGAGGATTATCAAGTTTCTTTGTTATTTGTTAATAAAAAAGGGAATAGTGAAATATTCTTTACTCAAAAAAAAATCAATGAAGGTGCACATGTGAGTGCTGGTTTTGGCAAAGCGTCAATTGAAATCATCGAAATCAATGGTAATAAAGGAATAGTAGCCCAGAACAAGAATGACTATAATGGGATCTCTTTTATTGATAACAGGGGGATTGAGCATAGTATTAATGGACAACTTTCAAAGGATGAATTAATTAAAATAGCTGAATCATTAAACTAG
- the nadC gene encoding carboxylating nicotinate-nucleotide diphosphorylase, which produces MTMIYKDWLDQIIKNALNEDLGSGLDLTTSSILGSQDIFGKAIMITKESGVLAGSFVVERVFKNISCEIECKELIKDGQNVAYGEPVMEISGPLAQILMGERLALNFYQRLSGIATKTNELVELISNYSCDILDTRKTTPGIRPLEKYAVRMGGGLNHRMGLNDAVIIKDNHKKVAGSITEALKRVKTNVGPMVKVSVETTNLQEAKEAYQNGADIILLDNMTIEDLTKCVRLLSNKVLLEASGNITKDNIIDVASTGVDFISIGSITHSATSLDLSLNF; this is translated from the coding sequence ATGACAATGATTTACAAAGACTGGCTAGATCAGATAATTAAAAATGCTTTAAATGAAGACCTAGGGAGTGGTTTAGACTTAACTACTAGTTCAATACTAGGTTCCCAAGATATTTTTGGGAAAGCAATAATGATTACTAAAGAATCAGGAGTTTTAGCTGGTAGTTTTGTAGTGGAGCGGGTCTTTAAAAATATTTCTTGTGAAATTGAGTGTAAAGAATTAATAAAAGATGGACAAAACGTAGCTTATGGAGAGCCTGTAATGGAAATTTCGGGGCCACTTGCACAAATTTTAATGGGAGAACGTTTAGCTCTTAATTTTTATCAACGTCTTTCAGGAATAGCTACTAAAACAAACGAACTTGTTGAACTAATTTCTAATTACTCTTGTGATATTTTAGATACTAGAAAGACTACACCAGGTATACGACCTCTTGAAAAGTATGCAGTTAGAATGGGTGGAGGACTTAACCATAGGATGGGCCTTAACGATGCTGTAATTATAAAAGATAATCATAAGAAAGTAGCAGGCTCTATAACTGAAGCCTTGAAAAGAGTCAAAACAAATGTTGGTCCAATGGTTAAGGTTTCTGTAGAAACTACTAACTTACAAGAAGCAAAAGAAGCTTATCAAAATGGTGCAGATATTATTTTATTAGATAATATGACAATAGAAGACCTTACAAAATGTGTGAGACTTCTTTCAAATAAAGTTCTACTAGAGGCATCGGGTAATATAACAAAAGATAATATTATAGATGTAGCTTCTACTGGTGTAGATTTTATTTCGATCGGAAGTATCACACATTCAGCTACAAGTTTAGATTTAAGTTTAAATTTTTAA
- a CDS encoding sigma factor — protein MLLIVVIENFEWENDDELSIALLAFNEAINHYDLTSEKKFKNYSRMLIKSRLIDFFRKESRHHLPSEGSNDDETEQVEIKAAYCEYKNKRLHKNETI, from the coding sequence TTGCTTCTTATAGTTGTAATCGAAAACTTTGAATGGGAAAATGATGATGAGTTAAGTATTGCTTTACTTGCCTTCAATGAGGCTATAAATCACTATGATTTAACTTCAGAAAAGAAATTTAAAAACTATTCTCGAATGTTGATAAAAAGTCGGCTGATAGATTTTTTTCGTAAAGAATCTCGTCATCATCTTCCATCAGAAGGTTCAAATGATGATGAAACAGAACAAGTTGAAATAAAAGCTGCTTATTGTGAATATAAGAATAAAAGACTGCACAAGAATGAAACAATTTGA
- a CDS encoding DUF6075 family protein: protein MFINEEHKERFYKYIERDGTPKEELDRMALFYILSKLVNEKGIELFYDFNSRLINPEYLEKVHLSSGEKRMIKLAFNLYNGYKSKDDCQTVYDTFYNLDPYNLQVAINGIQIRFRMLDVKGEFQ from the coding sequence TTGTTTATTAATGAAGAACACAAAGAAAGGTTTTACAAGTATATAGAGAGAGATGGTACTCCAAAAGAGGAATTGGATAGAATGGCTTTGTTCTATATTTTATCAAAACTAGTGAACGAAAAAGGAATAGAATTGTTTTATGATTTTAATTCTAGGTTGATTAATCCAGAATATCTCGAAAAAGTACACCTGTCATCAGGTGAAAAGAGAATGATAAAACTAGCATTTAACCTTTACAATGGATATAAGTCAAAAGATGATTGCCAAACAGTATATGACACTTTTTATAATCTTGATCCGTATAACTTACAAGTAGCTATCAATGGTATTCAAATTCGATTTAGAATGTTAGATGTAAAGGGGGAGTTTCAATGA